One window from the genome of Malus domestica chromosome 01, GDT2T_hap1 encodes:
- the LOC114824927 gene encoding DUF724 domain-containing protein 7-like isoform X5, with product MVVKKGQSATHLGKDSKVEVCSNEDGFKGAWFPAKIIDSKPLIPATKKKRKSFSDGSSNSFSPTKAEVQYETLVSDVDPDKPLTEFVELGQIRPVPPDDNVDRPFEPGDKVDAFHLDAWWPGVVIKREEDAYTVGFMYPPDLLVLRRSELRSHWDLADGVWVRAKKEMMMVSNFSPGTAVEMNPDEERLFYAWFPAIYLGQLGIDSFLLQYKKSNNSDDKIVVRGHQIRPQPPNSTERDFNLLDKVDAFHGMGWWVGDITKVLKGNKYAVTLSCTRQEKEFSLSELRTHMDWTDGGWATMSHGKWITEVREFHFRRGSEAQSKHSCQSSKRDYELQSCESYGNSDVGTPLRKKTPCSRISVKIQSKPLSPCTDKLPYGKTNKKLKMSPQPKDDATILSLYKKLKGGHSDDSLSLEKPFARRTLVKTLNKESPVINVLKIAKLKVRGLDDQALTHFKRKGKKRSEIEKTGEVNIGDEHVMDNTESSGIKSESEATGGSHAGASCLLPMEGVGQNEDGVTSAVEGNGKRTALLVEGEEHNGGGSMAADCSNDIFELSMITRLDLKGEKHDGTGVVAQVESTETQVAKYKGSEDAMVEEEAVYSAMDIDKGITSITVGSSNPAGISEQQSEVRKQVETGVTGSEEAMRETETVNSTTDYLTQEGQVVVTGVLPKPSAHNQPLSLCINEVHSVKTIGGTSNLVGTANQEINGRQVEISVTGNLAGTPNQQNEVNGRQVETGVTDEADAEQNNNAVRQAETVDSPMGCSTKELQVAVTGISEKASAHDQPFLLCTSEMHSVKPTEGSSTQVETGVTVNIEQQDSPDLPFVKSYPEIWEKVESMDAFRRYPQKPHFYPLVKCGELSRESLAIAKMLTFASLVEKTSKVNIEVPDDFFDSSFQEIGDLETFGFDVKAVRDRLNSLLEMKVQLGQLQDKSKEVEIQIAVQTQERKKHNEKISGVAKQIKDLQDQLVVLMSEDAAKGTEISRLQSEENAITESILSTRRNFEKLSEAW from the exons ATGGTGGTCAAGAAAGGTCAATCAGCAACCCATTTGGGCAAGGATTCAAAGGTGGAAGTTTGCAGCAATGAAGATGGCTTCAAGGGCGCATGGTTCCCCGCCAAAATAATCGACTCGAAACCACTGATTCCGGCgacgaagaagaaaaggaagagctTTTCCGACGGCAGCAGCAACTCCTTCTCACCCACCAAGGCTGAGGTCCAGTACGAGACTCTGGTCTCTGACGTCGACCCGGACAAGCCCCTGACGGAGTTTGTCGAGTTGGGTCAAATCCGGCCGGTGCCTCCGGACGACAATGTCGACAGGCCCTTCGAGCCCGGCGACAAAGTCGACGCCTTTCACCTCGATGCGTGGTGGCCCGGGGTTGTGATCAAGCGCGAGGAGGATGCGTACACGGTGGGGTTCATGTACCCGCCTGATCTGCTTGTGCTGCGGCGGTCAGAATTGCGTTCTCACTGGGATTTGGCGGACGGCGTTTGGGTCCGAGCCAAAAAGGAG ATGATGATGGTATCAAATTTCAGCCCTGGGACAGCAGTTGAAATGAATCCGGACGAAGAAAGACTATTTTATGCTTGGTTTCCAGCAATTTATCTTGGTCAACTGGGGATCGACTCTTTCTTGCTTCAATATAAGAAATCAAACAACAGCGATGATAAAATTGTCGTACGTGGCCATCAGATTCGGCCTCAGCCTCCAAATTCGACTGAAAGAGATTTTAACTTGTTGGATAAGGTGGATGCATTCCATGGCATGGGTTGGTGGGTCGGAGACATTACAAAAGTTCTTAAAGGAAACAAGTATGCGGTCACTTTAAGTTGCACGAGGCAGGAGAAGGAATTCAGCCTTTCAGAATTGAGGACTCACATGGATTGGACTGATGGAGGATGGGCTACTATGAGCCATGGAAAATGGATTACTGAAGTTCGG GAATTTCACTTTAGAAGGGGGTCTGAAGCACAATCAAAGCATTCATGTCAGAGTTCCAAACGTGATTATGAATTACAATCATGTGAGAGTTACGGAAACTCTGATGTAGGTACACCACTTCGAAAGAAAACACCTTGTTCTAGGATCTCAGTGAAAATTCAATCGAAGCCCTTGAGTCCTTGCACGGATAAATTACCTTATGGAAAGACCaacaagaaattgaaaatgTCTCCGCAACCTAAGGATGATGCAACAATTTTAAGTCTTTACAAGAAGTTAAAAGGTGGGCATTCAGATGACTCCTTATCTTTGGAGAAACCGTTTGCAAGGAGAACGCTGGTTAAAACTCTAAACAAAGAATCCCCAGTTATTAATGTTTTG AAGATTGCGAAACTGAAGGTTAGAGGACTAGATGATCAAGCATTAACTCATTTCAAAAGAAAAG GCAAGAAAAGAAGTGAAATTGAAAAGACCGGTGAAGTAAATATTGGAGATGAGCATGTAATGGACAACACTGAATCTTCTGGTATCAAGTCAGAGTCTGAAGCAACAGGGGGATCTCATGCTGGAGCATCATGTCTGCTCCCTATGGAG GGGGTTGGACAGAATGAAGATGGAGTGACCAGTGCAGTAGAAGGGAATGGAAAACGGACTGCATTGCTTGTTGAAG GCGAGGAACATAATGGCGGTGGATCTATGGCTGCGGATTGCTCGAATGATATATTCGAATTGTCTATGATCACAAGGTTGGATTTGAAAG GTGAGAAACATGATGGAACTGGAGTTGTTGCTCAAGTTGAATCGACTGAGACTCAAGTTGCTAAATATAAAG GTTCTGAAGATGCAATGGTCGAAGAGGAAGCTGTATATTCTGCAATGGATATCGATAAAGGCATTACAAGTATTACAGTGGGCTCAA GTAACCCTGCTGGGATTTCCGAACAACAAAGTGAGGTCAGAAAACAGGTTGAAACTGGCGTAACAG GTTCTGAAGAAGCAATGAGAGAGACGGAAACTGTGAATTCTACAACGGATTACTTGACACAAGAAGGTCAGGTGGTTGTGACTGGAGTATTGCCAAAGCCATCCGCTCATAATCAACCTTTATCACTGTGCATAAATGAAGTGCATTCTGTAAAAACCATAGGTGGTACAA GTAACCTTGTTGGGACTGCCAACCAAGAGATTAATGGAAGACAAGTTGAAATTAGTGTCACAG GTAACCTTGCTGGGACTCCGAACCAACAAAACGAGGTTAATGGAAGACAAGTTGAAACTGGTGTCACAGATGAGGCTGATGCGGAGCAAAACAACA ATGCAGTGAGACAGGCAGAAACTGTTGATTCTCCAATGGGTTGCTCGACAAAAGAACTTCAGGTGGCTGTGACTGGAATATCCGAAAAGGCATCTGCTCATGATCAACCCTTTTTGTTGTGCACAAGTGAAATGCATTCTGTCAAACCTACAGAGGGCTCAA GTACACAAGTTGAAACTGGTGTCACTGTTAACATTGAGCAACAAGACAGTCCAGATTTGCCATTTGTGAAATCTTATCCTGAAATTTGGGAAAAAGTTGAATCTATGGATGCATTTAGAAGATATCCgcaaaaaccacatttttatccTTTAGTTAAGTGTGGAGAGCTAAGTCGCGAATCATTAGCCATTGCAAAGATGTTAACCTTTGCCTCTTTGGTTGAGAAGACCTCCAAGGTGAACATTGAGGTTCCTGACGACTTCTTTGATAGCAGCTTCCAAGAAATAGGTGATTTAGAAACGTTTGGATTTGATGTCAAGGCAGTACGTGACCGTCTGAACTCTTTGCTAGAAATGAAAGTTCAGTTGGGGCAGCTTCAGGACAA
- the LOC114824927 gene encoding DUF724 domain-containing protein 7-like isoform X2: MVVKKGQSATHLGKDSKVEVCSNEDGFKGAWFPAKIIDSKPLIPATKKKRKSFSDGSSNSFSPTKAEVQYETLVSDVDPDKPLTEFVELGQIRPVPPDDNVDRPFEPGDKVDAFHLDAWWPGVVIKREEDAYTVGFMYPPDLLVLRRSELRSHWDLADGVWVRAKKEMMMVSNFSPGTAVEMNPDEERLFYAWFPAIYLGQLGIDSFLLQYKKSNNSDDKIVVRGHQIRPQPPNSTERDFNLLDKVDAFHGMGWWVGDITKVLKGNKYAVTLSCTRQEKEFSLSELRTHMDWTDGGWATMSHGKWITEVREFHFRRGSEAQSKHSCQSSKRDYELQSCESYGNSDVGTPLRKKTPCSRISVKIQSKPLSPCTDKLPYGKTNKKLKMSPQPKDDATILSLYKKLKGGHSDDSLSLEKPFARRTLVKTLNKESPVINVLKIAKLKVRGLDDQALTHFKRKGKKRSEIEKTGEVNIGDEHVMDNTESSGIKSESEATGGSHAGASCLLPMEGVGQNEDGVTSAVEGNGKRTALLVEGEEHNGGGSMAADCSNDIFELSMITRLDLKGEKHDGTGVVAQVESTETQVAKYKGSEDAMVEEEAVYSAMDIDKGITSITVGSSNPAGISEQQSEVRKQVETGVTGSEEAMRETETVNSTTDYLTQEGQVVVTGVLPKPSAHNQPLSLCINEVHSVKTIGGTSNLVGTANQEINGRQVEISVTGNLAGTPNQQNEVNGRQVETGVTDEADAEQNNMRQAETVDSPMGCSTKELQVAVTGISEKASAHDQPFLLCTSEMHSVKPTEGSSNPAETDNQQNEVTGTQVETGVTVNIEQQDSPDLPFVKSYPEIWEKVESMDAFRRYPQKPHFYPLVKCGELSRESLAIAKMLTFASLVEKTSKVNIEVPDDFFDSSFQEIGDLETFGFDVKAVRDRLNSLLEMKVQLGQLQDKSKEVEIQIAVQTQERKKHNEKISGVAKQIKDLQDQLVVLMSEDAAKGTEISRLQSEENAITESILSTRRNFEKLSEAW; this comes from the exons ATGGTGGTCAAGAAAGGTCAATCAGCAACCCATTTGGGCAAGGATTCAAAGGTGGAAGTTTGCAGCAATGAAGATGGCTTCAAGGGCGCATGGTTCCCCGCCAAAATAATCGACTCGAAACCACTGATTCCGGCgacgaagaagaaaaggaagagctTTTCCGACGGCAGCAGCAACTCCTTCTCACCCACCAAGGCTGAGGTCCAGTACGAGACTCTGGTCTCTGACGTCGACCCGGACAAGCCCCTGACGGAGTTTGTCGAGTTGGGTCAAATCCGGCCGGTGCCTCCGGACGACAATGTCGACAGGCCCTTCGAGCCCGGCGACAAAGTCGACGCCTTTCACCTCGATGCGTGGTGGCCCGGGGTTGTGATCAAGCGCGAGGAGGATGCGTACACGGTGGGGTTCATGTACCCGCCTGATCTGCTTGTGCTGCGGCGGTCAGAATTGCGTTCTCACTGGGATTTGGCGGACGGCGTTTGGGTCCGAGCCAAAAAGGAG ATGATGATGGTATCAAATTTCAGCCCTGGGACAGCAGTTGAAATGAATCCGGACGAAGAAAGACTATTTTATGCTTGGTTTCCAGCAATTTATCTTGGTCAACTGGGGATCGACTCTTTCTTGCTTCAATATAAGAAATCAAACAACAGCGATGATAAAATTGTCGTACGTGGCCATCAGATTCGGCCTCAGCCTCCAAATTCGACTGAAAGAGATTTTAACTTGTTGGATAAGGTGGATGCATTCCATGGCATGGGTTGGTGGGTCGGAGACATTACAAAAGTTCTTAAAGGAAACAAGTATGCGGTCACTTTAAGTTGCACGAGGCAGGAGAAGGAATTCAGCCTTTCAGAATTGAGGACTCACATGGATTGGACTGATGGAGGATGGGCTACTATGAGCCATGGAAAATGGATTACTGAAGTTCGG GAATTTCACTTTAGAAGGGGGTCTGAAGCACAATCAAAGCATTCATGTCAGAGTTCCAAACGTGATTATGAATTACAATCATGTGAGAGTTACGGAAACTCTGATGTAGGTACACCACTTCGAAAGAAAACACCTTGTTCTAGGATCTCAGTGAAAATTCAATCGAAGCCCTTGAGTCCTTGCACGGATAAATTACCTTATGGAAAGACCaacaagaaattgaaaatgTCTCCGCAACCTAAGGATGATGCAACAATTTTAAGTCTTTACAAGAAGTTAAAAGGTGGGCATTCAGATGACTCCTTATCTTTGGAGAAACCGTTTGCAAGGAGAACGCTGGTTAAAACTCTAAACAAAGAATCCCCAGTTATTAATGTTTTG AAGATTGCGAAACTGAAGGTTAGAGGACTAGATGATCAAGCATTAACTCATTTCAAAAGAAAAG GCAAGAAAAGAAGTGAAATTGAAAAGACCGGTGAAGTAAATATTGGAGATGAGCATGTAATGGACAACACTGAATCTTCTGGTATCAAGTCAGAGTCTGAAGCAACAGGGGGATCTCATGCTGGAGCATCATGTCTGCTCCCTATGGAG GGGGTTGGACAGAATGAAGATGGAGTGACCAGTGCAGTAGAAGGGAATGGAAAACGGACTGCATTGCTTGTTGAAG GCGAGGAACATAATGGCGGTGGATCTATGGCTGCGGATTGCTCGAATGATATATTCGAATTGTCTATGATCACAAGGTTGGATTTGAAAG GTGAGAAACATGATGGAACTGGAGTTGTTGCTCAAGTTGAATCGACTGAGACTCAAGTTGCTAAATATAAAG GTTCTGAAGATGCAATGGTCGAAGAGGAAGCTGTATATTCTGCAATGGATATCGATAAAGGCATTACAAGTATTACAGTGGGCTCAA GTAACCCTGCTGGGATTTCCGAACAACAAAGTGAGGTCAGAAAACAGGTTGAAACTGGCGTAACAG GTTCTGAAGAAGCAATGAGAGAGACGGAAACTGTGAATTCTACAACGGATTACTTGACACAAGAAGGTCAGGTGGTTGTGACTGGAGTATTGCCAAAGCCATCCGCTCATAATCAACCTTTATCACTGTGCATAAATGAAGTGCATTCTGTAAAAACCATAGGTGGTACAA GTAACCTTGTTGGGACTGCCAACCAAGAGATTAATGGAAGACAAGTTGAAATTAGTGTCACAG GTAACCTTGCTGGGACTCCGAACCAACAAAACGAGGTTAATGGAAGACAAGTTGAAACTGGTGTCACAGATGAGGCTGATGCGGAGCAAAACAACA TGAGACAGGCAGAAACTGTTGATTCTCCAATGGGTTGCTCGACAAAAGAACTTCAGGTGGCTGTGACTGGAATATCCGAAAAGGCATCTGCTCATGATCAACCCTTTTTGTTGTGCACAAGTGAAATGCATTCTGTCAAACCTACAGAGGGCTCAA GTAACCCAGCCGAGACTGATAACCAACAAAATGAGGTTACAGGTACACAAGTTGAAACTGGTGTCACTGTTAACATTGAGCAACAAGACAGTCCAGATTTGCCATTTGTGAAATCTTATCCTGAAATTTGGGAAAAAGTTGAATCTATGGATGCATTTAGAAGATATCCgcaaaaaccacatttttatccTTTAGTTAAGTGTGGAGAGCTAAGTCGCGAATCATTAGCCATTGCAAAGATGTTAACCTTTGCCTCTTTGGTTGAGAAGACCTCCAAGGTGAACATTGAGGTTCCTGACGACTTCTTTGATAGCAGCTTCCAAGAAATAGGTGATTTAGAAACGTTTGGATTTGATGTCAAGGCAGTACGTGACCGTCTGAACTCTTTGCTAGAAATGAAAGTTCAGTTGGGGCAGCTTCAGGACAA
- the LOC114824927 gene encoding DUF724 domain-containing protein 7-like isoform X1 — MVVKKGQSATHLGKDSKVEVCSNEDGFKGAWFPAKIIDSKPLIPATKKKRKSFSDGSSNSFSPTKAEVQYETLVSDVDPDKPLTEFVELGQIRPVPPDDNVDRPFEPGDKVDAFHLDAWWPGVVIKREEDAYTVGFMYPPDLLVLRRSELRSHWDLADGVWVRAKKEMMMVSNFSPGTAVEMNPDEERLFYAWFPAIYLGQLGIDSFLLQYKKSNNSDDKIVVRGHQIRPQPPNSTERDFNLLDKVDAFHGMGWWVGDITKVLKGNKYAVTLSCTRQEKEFSLSELRTHMDWTDGGWATMSHGKWITEVREFHFRRGSEAQSKHSCQSSKRDYELQSCESYGNSDVGTPLRKKTPCSRISVKIQSKPLSPCTDKLPYGKTNKKLKMSPQPKDDATILSLYKKLKGGHSDDSLSLEKPFARRTLVKTLNKESPVINVLKIAKLKVRGLDDQALTHFKRKGKKRSEIEKTGEVNIGDEHVMDNTESSGIKSESEATGGSHAGASCLLPMEGVGQNEDGVTSAVEGNGKRTALLVEGEEHNGGGSMAADCSNDIFELSMITRLDLKGEKHDGTGVVAQVESTETQVAKYKGSEDAMVEEEAVYSAMDIDKGITSITVGSSNPAGISEQQSEVRKQVETGVTGSEEAMRETETVNSTTDYLTQEGQVVVTGVLPKPSAHNQPLSLCINEVHSVKTIGGTSNLVGTANQEINGRQVEISVTGNLAGTPNQQNEVNGRQVETGVTDEADAEQNNNAVRQAETVDSPMGCSTKELQVAVTGISEKASAHDQPFLLCTSEMHSVKPTEGSSNPAETDNQQNEVTGTQVETGVTVNIEQQDSPDLPFVKSYPEIWEKVESMDAFRRYPQKPHFYPLVKCGELSRESLAIAKMLTFASLVEKTSKVNIEVPDDFFDSSFQEIGDLETFGFDVKAVRDRLNSLLEMKVQLGQLQDKSKEVEIQIAVQTQERKKHNEKISGVAKQIKDLQDQLVVLMSEDAAKGTEISRLQSEENAITESILSTRRNFEKLSEAW; from the exons ATGGTGGTCAAGAAAGGTCAATCAGCAACCCATTTGGGCAAGGATTCAAAGGTGGAAGTTTGCAGCAATGAAGATGGCTTCAAGGGCGCATGGTTCCCCGCCAAAATAATCGACTCGAAACCACTGATTCCGGCgacgaagaagaaaaggaagagctTTTCCGACGGCAGCAGCAACTCCTTCTCACCCACCAAGGCTGAGGTCCAGTACGAGACTCTGGTCTCTGACGTCGACCCGGACAAGCCCCTGACGGAGTTTGTCGAGTTGGGTCAAATCCGGCCGGTGCCTCCGGACGACAATGTCGACAGGCCCTTCGAGCCCGGCGACAAAGTCGACGCCTTTCACCTCGATGCGTGGTGGCCCGGGGTTGTGATCAAGCGCGAGGAGGATGCGTACACGGTGGGGTTCATGTACCCGCCTGATCTGCTTGTGCTGCGGCGGTCAGAATTGCGTTCTCACTGGGATTTGGCGGACGGCGTTTGGGTCCGAGCCAAAAAGGAG ATGATGATGGTATCAAATTTCAGCCCTGGGACAGCAGTTGAAATGAATCCGGACGAAGAAAGACTATTTTATGCTTGGTTTCCAGCAATTTATCTTGGTCAACTGGGGATCGACTCTTTCTTGCTTCAATATAAGAAATCAAACAACAGCGATGATAAAATTGTCGTACGTGGCCATCAGATTCGGCCTCAGCCTCCAAATTCGACTGAAAGAGATTTTAACTTGTTGGATAAGGTGGATGCATTCCATGGCATGGGTTGGTGGGTCGGAGACATTACAAAAGTTCTTAAAGGAAACAAGTATGCGGTCACTTTAAGTTGCACGAGGCAGGAGAAGGAATTCAGCCTTTCAGAATTGAGGACTCACATGGATTGGACTGATGGAGGATGGGCTACTATGAGCCATGGAAAATGGATTACTGAAGTTCGG GAATTTCACTTTAGAAGGGGGTCTGAAGCACAATCAAAGCATTCATGTCAGAGTTCCAAACGTGATTATGAATTACAATCATGTGAGAGTTACGGAAACTCTGATGTAGGTACACCACTTCGAAAGAAAACACCTTGTTCTAGGATCTCAGTGAAAATTCAATCGAAGCCCTTGAGTCCTTGCACGGATAAATTACCTTATGGAAAGACCaacaagaaattgaaaatgTCTCCGCAACCTAAGGATGATGCAACAATTTTAAGTCTTTACAAGAAGTTAAAAGGTGGGCATTCAGATGACTCCTTATCTTTGGAGAAACCGTTTGCAAGGAGAACGCTGGTTAAAACTCTAAACAAAGAATCCCCAGTTATTAATGTTTTG AAGATTGCGAAACTGAAGGTTAGAGGACTAGATGATCAAGCATTAACTCATTTCAAAAGAAAAG GCAAGAAAAGAAGTGAAATTGAAAAGACCGGTGAAGTAAATATTGGAGATGAGCATGTAATGGACAACACTGAATCTTCTGGTATCAAGTCAGAGTCTGAAGCAACAGGGGGATCTCATGCTGGAGCATCATGTCTGCTCCCTATGGAG GGGGTTGGACAGAATGAAGATGGAGTGACCAGTGCAGTAGAAGGGAATGGAAAACGGACTGCATTGCTTGTTGAAG GCGAGGAACATAATGGCGGTGGATCTATGGCTGCGGATTGCTCGAATGATATATTCGAATTGTCTATGATCACAAGGTTGGATTTGAAAG GTGAGAAACATGATGGAACTGGAGTTGTTGCTCAAGTTGAATCGACTGAGACTCAAGTTGCTAAATATAAAG GTTCTGAAGATGCAATGGTCGAAGAGGAAGCTGTATATTCTGCAATGGATATCGATAAAGGCATTACAAGTATTACAGTGGGCTCAA GTAACCCTGCTGGGATTTCCGAACAACAAAGTGAGGTCAGAAAACAGGTTGAAACTGGCGTAACAG GTTCTGAAGAAGCAATGAGAGAGACGGAAACTGTGAATTCTACAACGGATTACTTGACACAAGAAGGTCAGGTGGTTGTGACTGGAGTATTGCCAAAGCCATCCGCTCATAATCAACCTTTATCACTGTGCATAAATGAAGTGCATTCTGTAAAAACCATAGGTGGTACAA GTAACCTTGTTGGGACTGCCAACCAAGAGATTAATGGAAGACAAGTTGAAATTAGTGTCACAG GTAACCTTGCTGGGACTCCGAACCAACAAAACGAGGTTAATGGAAGACAAGTTGAAACTGGTGTCACAGATGAGGCTGATGCGGAGCAAAACAACA ATGCAGTGAGACAGGCAGAAACTGTTGATTCTCCAATGGGTTGCTCGACAAAAGAACTTCAGGTGGCTGTGACTGGAATATCCGAAAAGGCATCTGCTCATGATCAACCCTTTTTGTTGTGCACAAGTGAAATGCATTCTGTCAAACCTACAGAGGGCTCAA GTAACCCAGCCGAGACTGATAACCAACAAAATGAGGTTACAGGTACACAAGTTGAAACTGGTGTCACTGTTAACATTGAGCAACAAGACAGTCCAGATTTGCCATTTGTGAAATCTTATCCTGAAATTTGGGAAAAAGTTGAATCTATGGATGCATTTAGAAGATATCCgcaaaaaccacatttttatccTTTAGTTAAGTGTGGAGAGCTAAGTCGCGAATCATTAGCCATTGCAAAGATGTTAACCTTTGCCTCTTTGGTTGAGAAGACCTCCAAGGTGAACATTGAGGTTCCTGACGACTTCTTTGATAGCAGCTTCCAAGAAATAGGTGATTTAGAAACGTTTGGATTTGATGTCAAGGCAGTACGTGACCGTCTGAACTCTTTGCTAGAAATGAAAGTTCAGTTGGGGCAGCTTCAGGACAA